A DNA window from Ranitomeya imitator isolate aRanImi1 chromosome 2, aRanImi1.pri, whole genome shotgun sequence contains the following coding sequences:
- the LOC138662890 gene encoding oocyte zinc finger protein XlCOF6-like isoform X1 — protein MWSAALQVEVSTISDPLSEDLLQNKIFLIYPSQMDKGKEKMAERILHITLEILFRLTGEDYTVVKKTSSDRCQDPVSEGWGRPLSPTTGPPPHPLIHEDINDQKILELTYKMIELLTGEVPIRCQDVAVYFSMEEWEYLEGHRDLYKNVIMEVPQPLTSPDLTSKRTTPERCHSPLLLQDCKQEDPNVPQDHQGEDLTHIKTTETYVRGDEWCKEEIPTYGYPDDCTRRSEGQPTYSIFKSDDLEILQDTTEVITVTPDIPSAIHSKDLSSDPMKQVPSSDSLLTTKENQSHKRGIEKQTAPKAKKSFSCSTCGKCFNQKSDLVTHHRSHTGEKPFSCSECGKCFNRKGNLVSHQRTHTGEKPFSCSECGKCFGQKSDLVNHHRTHTGEKPFSCSECGKCFSLKGHLLSHQRTHTGEKPFPCSECGKCFNLKSDVVNHHRTHTGEKPFSCSECGKCFNYRGNLVSHQRTHTGEKPFSCSECGKCFAHKSLLVTHHRTHTREKSFSCPECGKCFYQKSDLLNHHRTHTGEKPFSCSECGKCFTCKDHLVRHQRIHRGEKPFPCSECGKCFNWKSDFVKHHRTHTGEKPFSCSECGKCFNHKGNLVAHQITHTREKPFSCSQCGKCFTYKEHLARHLRTHTGEKPFSCSECGKCFSHKWHLVSHQRSHTGEKPFSCSECGKCFNQKALLVRHQRSHTEKSFSIS, from the exons gtctctacaatatcggatcctctcagtgaagatcttctacaaaacaaAATTTTCCTTATTTACCCATCACAGATGGATAAGGGCAAAgaaaagatggcggagaggatattacacatcaccctagagatcctcttccggcttactggagag gattacacagtggtgaagaagacctctagtgatcgctgtcaggaccctgtgtctgagggatggggaagacccctgagcccaaccacggggcctccacctcaccccctgatccatgaggacatcaatgaccagaagatcctagaactcacctacaagatgattgagctgctgactggagag gttcctataaggtgtcaggatgtcgctgtctatttctccatggaggagtgggagtatttagaaggacacagagatctgtacaagaacgtcataatggaggttccccagcccctcacatctccag atctgaccagtaagaggacaacaccagaaagATGTCACAGTCCTCTTCTTCTACAGGATTGcaagcaagaagatcccaatgttcctcaggatcatcag ggtgaagatctgacccatattaagactacagagacatatgtgaggggggatgagtggtgtaaagaggagattcccacatatggctacccag atgactgtaccaggagatcagagggacagccgacatattcaatttttaaatctgatgatcttgagatcctacaagatacaactgaagtgattactgttactccagatataccatcagccattcacagcaaagatctgtcatctgatcctatgaaacaggtcccatcttctgattcattactgactactaaggaaaatcaaagtcacaaaagaggcattgaaaaacaaactgctcctaaagcaaagaagtcattttcatgttcaacatgtgggaaatgttttaaccagaaatcagatttggttactcaccatagatctcacacaggggagaagcctttttcatgttcagaatgtgggaaatgttttaaccggaaagggaatcttgttagtcaccagagaactcacacaggggagaagcctttttcatgttcagaatgtgggaaatgttttggccagaaatcagatttggttaatcaccatagaactcacacgggggaaaagcctttttcatgttcagaatgtgggaaatgttttagccttaAAGGGCATCTTCTTAGTCACCAgaggactcacacaggggagaagccttttccatgttcagaatgtgggaaatgttttaacctgaaatcagatgtggttaatcaccatagaactcatacaggggagaagcctttttcctgttcagaatgtgggaaatgttttaattatAGAggaaatcttgttagtcaccaaagaactcacacaggggagaagcctttttcttgttcagaatgtgggaaatgttttgcacataaatcactgcttgttactcaccatagaactcacacaagggagaagtctttttcatgtccagaatgtggaaaatgtttttaccagaaatcagatttgcttaatcatcatagaactcacacgggggagaagcctttttcctgttcagaatgtgggaaatgttttacctgtaAAGatcatcttgttagacaccagagaattcacagaggggagaagccttttccctgttcagaatgtgggaaatgttttaactggaaatcagattttgttaaacaccatagaactcacacgggggagaagcctttttcctgttcagaatgtgggaaatgttttaaccataaagggAATCTTGTtgcacaccaaataactcacacaagagagaagcctttttcatgttcacaatgtgggaaatgttttacctataAAGAGCATCTTGCTAGACAcctgagaactcacacaggggagaagcctttttcctgttcagaatgtggaaaatgttttagccataaatggcatcttgttagtcaccagagaagtcacacaggggagaagcctttttcctgttcagaatgtgggaaatgttttaaccagaaagcgcttcttgttagacatcagagaagtcacacagagaAGTCTTTTTCaatttcttaa
- the LOC138662890 gene encoding oocyte zinc finger protein XlCOF6-like isoform X2 produces MWSAALQVEMDKGKEKMAERILHITLEILFRLTGEDYTVVKKTSSDRCQDPVSEGWGRPLSPTTGPPPHPLIHEDINDQKILELTYKMIELLTGEVPIRCQDVAVYFSMEEWEYLEGHRDLYKNVIMEVPQPLTSPDLTSKRTTPERCHSPLLLQDCKQEDPNVPQDHQGEDLTHIKTTETYVRGDEWCKEEIPTYGYPADDCTRRSEGQPTYSIFKSDDLEILQDTTEVITVTPDIPSAIHSKDLSSDPMKQVPSSDSLLTTKENQSHKRGIEKQTAPKAKKSFSCSTCGKCFNQKSDLVTHHRSHTGEKPFSCSECGKCFNRKGNLVSHQRTHTGEKPFSCSECGKCFGQKSDLVNHHRTHTGEKPFSCSECGKCFSLKGHLLSHQRTHTGEKPFPCSECGKCFNLKSDVVNHHRTHTGEKPFSCSECGKCFNYRGNLVSHQRTHTGEKPFSCSECGKCFAHKSLLVTHHRTHTREKSFSCPECGKCFYQKSDLLNHHRTHTGEKPFSCSECGKCFTCKDHLVRHQRIHRGEKPFPCSECGKCFNWKSDFVKHHRTHTGEKPFSCSECGKCFNHKGNLVAHQITHTREKPFSCSQCGKCFTYKEHLARHLRTHTGEKPFSCSECGKCFSHKWHLVSHQRSHTGEKPFSCSECGKCFNQKALLVRHQRSHTEKSFSIS; encoded by the exons ATGGATAAGGGCAAAgaaaagatggcggagaggatattacacatcaccctagagatcctcttccggcttactggagag gattacacagtggtgaagaagacctctagtgatcgctgtcaggaccctgtgtctgagggatggggaagacccctgagcccaaccacggggcctccacctcaccccctgatccatgaggacatcaatgaccagaagatcctagaactcacctacaagatgattgagctgctgactggagag gttcctataaggtgtcaggatgtcgctgtctatttctccatggaggagtgggagtatttagaaggacacagagatctgtacaagaacgtcataatggaggttccccagcccctcacatctccag atctgaccagtaagaggacaacaccagaaagATGTCACAGTCCTCTTCTTCTACAGGATTGcaagcaagaagatcccaatgttcctcaggatcatcag ggtgaagatctgacccatattaagactacagagacatatgtgaggggggatgagtggtgtaaagaggagattcccacatatggctacccag cagatgactgtaccaggagatcagagggacagccgacatattcaatttttaaatctgatgatcttgagatcctacaagatacaactgaagtgattactgttactccagatataccatcagccattcacagcaaagatctgtcatctgatcctatgaaacaggtcccatcttctgattcattactgactactaaggaaaatcaaagtcacaaaagaggcattgaaaaacaaactgctcctaaagcaaagaagtcattttcatgttcaacatgtgggaaatgttttaaccagaaatcagatttggttactcaccatagatctcacacaggggagaagcctttttcatgttcagaatgtgggaaatgttttaaccggaaagggaatcttgttagtcaccagagaactcacacaggggagaagcctttttcatgttcagaatgtgggaaatgttttggccagaaatcagatttggttaatcaccatagaactcacacgggggaaaagcctttttcatgttcagaatgtgggaaatgttttagccttaAAGGGCATCTTCTTAGTCACCAgaggactcacacaggggagaagccttttccatgttcagaatgtgggaaatgttttaacctgaaatcagatgtggttaatcaccatagaactcatacaggggagaagcctttttcctgttcagaatgtgggaaatgttttaattatAGAggaaatcttgttagtcaccaaagaactcacacaggggagaagcctttttcttgttcagaatgtgggaaatgttttgcacataaatcactgcttgttactcaccatagaactcacacaagggagaagtctttttcatgtccagaatgtggaaaatgtttttaccagaaatcagatttgcttaatcatcatagaactcacacgggggagaagcctttttcctgttcagaatgtgggaaatgttttacctgtaAAGatcatcttgttagacaccagagaattcacagaggggagaagccttttccctgttcagaatgtgggaaatgttttaactggaaatcagattttgttaaacaccatagaactcacacgggggagaagcctttttcctgttcagaatgtgggaaatgttttaaccataaagggAATCTTGTtgcacaccaaataactcacacaagagagaagcctttttcatgttcacaatgtgggaaatgttttacctataAAGAGCATCTTGCTAGACAcctgagaactcacacaggggagaagcctttttcctgttcagaatgtggaaaatgttttagccataaatggcatcttgttagtcaccagagaagtcacacaggggagaagcctttttcctgttcagaatgtgggaaatgttttaaccagaaagcgcttcttgttagacatcagagaagtcacacagagaAGTCTTTTTCaatttcttaa